The window GCGTGATGCTCGCGCTCACCAACTTCACGGTCATCTACCTCGAGCTCGTTGGTCACTGACCGAAGAGGGGGAGGCGGCACGCCTCCCCTGCCCTCTCGGCTCGCTGGCGCGCTCAGACGCGCAGCAGCTCGTCCCACCGCGTCGTGTAGCGCGGCGAGTGGAATTCCGCCTTCAGCTTCCAGCCCCGGTCGAGCCCCGTGCCGGCAAACCGGACCCGGTCCCGGCCGTAGCGGCGGTTGATCGCGTCGATCGCCCCCATCAGCTCGACCCGCCGGTGATCGTCCGGCCGCAGGAACAGCGAGCCCTGCACGCTCCCGGCCGGCGCCAGATCGAGCAGCAGGATCCCGGTCTTCTTGTAGCGGAAGCCCGGCCGGTAGATCTCCCGCAACCCACAGAGCGCCGCCCGGATCAGCCGCGCCGTGTCCGCCGTCGCGATCGTCAGCCGGACATGCCGGGTCGCGTGGTACTGCGGCTCCTCCGGCTTGTGTCGGTTGGTCGACACCAGCACCGCGATCGCCGCGGCCGTCAGCCCCTGCCGGCGCAGCTTCTCGGCCGAGCGCGAGACGTAGGTGGTCAGCGCCTCCGCGAGCTCGTCAAACCCCTCCACCGCCCGGCCGAAGCTGCGAGCCGAGCAGATCGTCCTCGCCTCCGGGCTGTCCCGCTCCAGATCGAGGCAGGGAATCCCCCGTAGCTCCAGCACCGTCCGCTGGACGACAACGTTGAACCGCTGGCGGATCATCACCGGGTCGGCCGCCCGCAGTTCGAGCGGCGTCGTGATCCCGAGCGCCATGAGCTTCGGCGCCAGCCGGCCCCCGATCCCCCAGATGTCGTCGAGCGCGAGCTTGGAGAGGGCGTCGGTCTGCGCCTCCTCGGTGTCGAGCAGGCAGACCCCGCCCCGCGCCAGATCCTTCTTCGCGGTCTGGTTGGCCACCTTGGCCAACGTCTTCGTCGGCGCGATCCCGACGCAGACGGGTATCCCCGTCTGGCGTGCGACCGTCGCCCGAAGCCGTCGTCCGTGGCCCTCAGGATCGCCGAACCCCGCGAGCCCCAGGAACGCCTCGTCGATCGAGTACACCTCCAGGTCCGGGGTGAACTCGCTCAGGACCCGCATCACGCGCGCGGAGATGTCCCCGTAGAGGGTGTAGTTCGAGCTGAAGACCTGCACGCCCCACGCCGCGAACTCCCGCTTCCGCAGGTGAAAGGCGTCACCCATCTTGATCCCGAACGCCTTCGCCTCGTTGCTCCTGGCGATCACGCAGCCATCGTTGTTCGACAGCACCACCAACGGCTTGCCCGAAAGCTCGGGCTGAAACAGCCGCTCGCACGAGGCGTAGAAATTGTTGCAGTCGACCAGGGCAACGAGTCCGGGCATACGCGGATCATCGCCTCTAAAAAACGCGCGACGAGCCGGTGACCACGCCCCAGACCTGGAAGTCCGCTTCCTCCGGCACGGTGATGTCGGGAAACGCGGGGTTCTCCGCCTTCAGGATCACCTCGTCGCCGCGCTTGAGGTAGGTCTTCATCGTGAAGTCGCCGTTGAGGCACGCCACCAC of the Methylobacterium aquaticum genome contains:
- a CDS encoding Y-family DNA polymerase gives rise to the protein MPGLVALVDCNNFYASCERLFQPELSGKPLVVLSNNDGCVIARSNEAKAFGIKMGDAFHLRKREFAAWGVQVFSSNYTLYGDISARVMRVLSEFTPDLEVYSIDEAFLGLAGFGDPEGHGRRLRATVARQTGIPVCVGIAPTKTLAKVANQTAKKDLARGGVCLLDTEEAQTDALSKLALDDIWGIGGRLAPKLMALGITTPLELRAADPVMIRQRFNVVVQRTVLELRGIPCLDLERDSPEARTICSARSFGRAVEGFDELAEALTTYVSRSAEKLRRQGLTAAAIAVLVSTNRHKPEEPQYHATRHVRLTIATADTARLIRAALCGLREIYRPGFRYKKTGILLLDLAPAGSVQGSLFLRPDDHRRVELMGAIDAINRRYGRDRVRFAGTGLDRGWKLKAEFHSPRYTTRWDELLRV